The window ACTACTTCAATATCCCTAATGTGCCTCGTGAGACTGTCTTGCTTTGTATGATACCAGTCACATTTAAGGGAGCCGCGAAACATTGGCTAAAATTACTCCCTCCAGAATCCATCACCACATGGGCTAAAATGGGTGAAAAATTTATTGATTAATTTTGCCCTCCCTAAAAATAGCAAATTTGAAGAAAGCCATTGAAAATTTCGAGCAACAAGCAGGCGAGTCACTCTATGAGGTATGGGAAAGATACAAAGGCTTGTTGAGAAACTACCCCCACAATGATTTAAACATTCAGCAagaagtctccattttctatgatggagtgaaCGTGATGACTAGGTAGCTCCTTGACTCCCAAGGACCACTCACGAAGAAAGCACCTGTGGTTATAAAGGCGCTAATTGAAGAGTTATCTAAGAACTCTAGAGAATATCATAACCCAAGGAATGACTCAACTCGAGGGACGATGAACTTAGTTTCCGATAACGTTGCAGCATTGAAGAGTTTGGACCGAAGAATGAAAAAGATGGACCAATCCATCCACGCCGTCTGGGTGGGATGTGAAACTTGTAGTGGGCCTCACCTTAATAAATAGTGTGATCTAGAAGAGTATGGGAACCAGAAAGTGCAAGTGTGTTACTCGAGCGGCGATAGATATGATGAGGATTGGTGAAAACCGAAAAAGGAGTGGCTACCATACGATGAGTACAAGAAGGAAAAAGAGGAGAAATATAGGATGAAGACAAGAGGTTTCCATCAAAAGGAGGAGTCggtgcaaaagaaaaaaaaaatggacTTTGAAGATATGCTCACATGATTTGCAGCCACATCCGAGAAAAGACACAAGAAAACCGATGTTGTAATAAGAGAACAACAAGCAATGATGAAAGAGAAACAAGCATTAATGAGAAATTAGCAAGCCTCTATCCTTAACATTTGAAAACAGTTAGGCCGACTTGCACTACAAATCAACGAAAGAGCACCAGGTGGACTTCCAAGTAATACCAAGAAAAATCTGATAGGTGCACAAATCAACATAGTAATGACTAGGAGCGGAAAAATAATCTCTCCTCTGACCCCCGATCCCAAATGAAGATCCAAAAGAGGTATAGGAGGAAGAAAAAGAAAACCTGAAATCGCAAGAAGTCaatgtgactcgacgagtcaaagagaagaactcgacgagtttgatgtATGAATAGAAACATAATCCTCCCGTTAAACAGTATCAACCTCCATTGATATTTCCAGGCTGAGCTAGACAAGAAAAGCAGAGTGAAGTATATCAAAAGTTCCTAGAGCACATCAAAGCACTTCAAATTAACATTCCCTTCATCGAGGCGGTTGCAAAAATGCCTAAgtatgccaagttcttgaagGAGTTTCTTATAAATAGGAAGAATATGGAAGAGGTGTCAAAGGTGGTTCTTAATGAAAATTGTTCGTCTGCAATGTTGAACAAATTGCGAAAGAAAATGGGTGACCCGGGTAGTTTGACCATGCCATGCCAATTCGGGAATTTAGCTACTAGTTATGCATTGGCTAATTCGGGGACAAACATAAACCTTATGCcatattcattctttaagaagttaGACCTTCTGGATCCGAGACCGATTCGAATGGCAATTCATCTAGAAAACAAGACGGTGAGATTTCCAATGGGGTATGTGAGGACTTATTGGTGAAAGTCGATAAATTCGTATTTCTTGCGGATTTCATAGTACTAGATATGGAAGAAGACCATCAAGTGCTGATCATTCTTAGACGACCTATCCTAAACACCGCAAGTGCCATGGTGGACATAAGAGAATCCAAACTTACCCTTCAAGTGGGATAAGAGTCAGTTACATTTGGAGTCAATCAAGCCATGAAGCATTCAAAGTATAATGATGACACGATCTTCTCAGTGGACACTTTAGAAGAATTAATGGAAGAATGGAAATAAGACAAGTCAAGCGAATCCACTATTGCCTTTGAAGACAACTTTGATGTTGAAAAAGACCTAAAGGAGATAGAAACACTGCTCGAAGAAGCTGAATATGAAAAATTAATCTAAAGCTCTGAAAAGTCAACCCGACGAGTTGGGGTGAAAAAACGCGATCAGACGGGAAATTTGGcctgaactcgatgagttctctcTCTGGAATCGACGTGTTCAGTGTACAAAACACGAAGTTAGAGCTGAAAACTTTGCCTGAACATTTAGAATATGCATTTTTGGAAGAAGGTGGACAAAAACCCGTAATTATAGCTTATGACCTCACCAAATCTAAAAAAGAAGAGCTAGTCAAAGTCTTGAAGAAGAGAAAGAATGCCATCACATGGAAAATCACCGATATTAAAGGAATAAGCCCTTCTTATTGCTCTCACAGGATCAAACTTGAAGAAGGTGCAAAACCAGAGGTGCAACATCAAAGGCAGTTGAACCCGAACATGCAAGAGGTGGTCAAGAAGGAGGTTGTTAAATTCTTAGATGTCATGATTATATATTCGATTTTTGGTAGTCCATGGGTTAGTCTCGTTCAAGTAGTGCCAaagaaaggagggatgacggTCATGACGAACGAGAAGAACCAGCTCATACCTACACGAACGGTAACCAGTAGACGGGTGTGCATCGATTACCaaaagctaaacgatgccacttGCAAAGACCGGTCCCTCttccttttattgatcaaatgcttgAGTGATTATCTGGCCATAGGTATTATTGTTTCTTAGATGGATTTTTAGGTTACATCCAGATTCCTATTGACCCAATTCATCAAGAGAAGACGACTTTCACTTGTCCAAGTGGAACATTCGCTTATCGACgcatgccttttgggttatgcaatgcgCCAACAACCTTTCAACGATGCATGACGACGATATTCCACGACATGGTGGAAAATTTTATGGAAGGATTTATGGATGATTTATCTATTTTTGGATCTTCTTTTAATAATTGTCTTACTAACCTTGACTtaatgcttgctaggtgtgaaaagaccaatttggtcttaaattgggaaaaatgtcattttataatGAAAGAAGGCATTGTTTTAGGCCATAAAGTATCCAAAGCAGGGATAGAGGTGGATTGGGCAAAAATTGAAACTATTGCTAAATTACCCCCACTAACAAATTTGAAGGGCGTTAGGAGTTTTTTAGGCCACACAGGTTTCTACAGCCgtttcataaaagatttttccaaaataaatAGACCTTTAATTCAATTGCATTTGAAAGATGCACcttttatttttctaaataatGTTTACACTCTTTTgagattttaaaagaaaaattaactaatgccccgatcattatCTCCCCAAATTGGAACGTTCCCTTTGAAATAAGCGACTTTTCCTTAGGAGCCGTGCTTTGCCAAAGGGTTGAGAAAAACTTTCAACCCATTTACTATGCAAGAAGGACATTAAATCCGGCCCAAGAAAATTACACAACAACCGAGAAGGAATTGTTAGTCGTGGTCTATGCCTTTGACAAATTTTTCCCCTATCTTATTTTGTCTAAAACTACTGTTTTTACTGACCAAACtgctatcaagtatttgttttaTAAGAAGGATGCAAAGCCAAGATTTATCTGATGGGTGATTTTACTTCAACAATTTGACATCGATATCAAAGACAAGAATGGGATGGAAAAGGTAGCTACCGACCATCTATCTAGATTGGAAAATCCAAACAGGGACGAGATGGACGACAAGGGTATTGGTGATAGCTTCCCAGAAGAATACTTGATGGTGATTATGGGGGAAGAACCATGGTATGCAGCCATTGCAAATTTCTTGGCTGGCAACTTTCTTCCAAAAGGGCTCACTCACCAGCAGATAAATAAGCTCTTGtcagaaattaaatattatttctaGGATGAGCCTTATCTTTTTAGGAGTTGTACGGATGAGATTATTAGAATATGTGTTTTTCACAAAGAAACCTGTGACATTCTAGAGCATTGCCACAATGGGCCGACAGGACGACATCATGGGGTACAATACATAGCTAAGAAGGTGTTTGATGCGGGATTTTATTGGCCCACAATATTCAAGGATGTTTCCACTTATGTGAGAGGGTGTGATGTTTGCTAGAGAACGGGTAATATTTCTACAAGGAATGAAATGTCTTAAAAGAACATCCAagtgtgtgaaatatttgatgtGTGGGGTGTGGatttcatgggaccatttcctTCATCTAAAGGAAATAAATACATACTTGTGGCGGTAGAATATGTATCAAAGTGGGCAGAAGCACAAGCATTACTGACAAATGATGCAAGGGTCTTGGTGAAGTTTCTTAAAAGGCTATTTTCTAGGTTTAGGGTACCAAAGGCATTAATAAGTGATAGGGGAACCCACTTTGCTAATGATCAACTAGCAAAAGTGTTGCAAAAATATGGTGTACGCCATAGATTTTCAACACCATACCATCCACAAACAAATGGGCAAACCGAGATTACAAATAGAGCACTTAAGAGAATTTTGGAAAGATCGGTGGGGAGCAATAGGAAAGATTGGGTTGATAAATTGGATGATGCGCTTTGGGCATTCCGGAATGCATTCAAGACACCCATTGGAACCACACCCTATAGAATAGTATATTGTAAAAACTGTCATCTACCAATGGATCTTGAACATAAAGCTTATTGGGCTTTGAAAACATGCAATTTTAAGCCAAGTGAGTTGCGTGCCAATTGACTTTTGCAAATGAATGCTTTAGAATAATTGAGGAAAGAGTCTTACACTAAGTCGCTGATTTATAAAGACAAGACAAAAAGGTGGCATGATGAAAGGTTGAAGGGTAATAAGGAATTTGAAGCTAATCAAAAAGTTCTCTTGTACAATTCAAGACTAAAGTTATTTCTGGGAAATGTGCGCACTCGTTGGTCAGGGCCTTTCACAATTAAGCATGTTTATCCGTACGGGGTGATTGAGTTATGGAGCAAGGATGGGTCGAGCTTTAAAGTAAATGGGCATAGAGTTAAGAAATATGAAGAATGCATGCCAAATGAAGAAAGACTAGAAGAAGAGTTGGACTTGGAGAAAGCCGCTGCAACATAGAGCGGAAAGGAGTCCAACTAAAGACTCCTAAAAAAGAAGCGCTTACGGGAGGCATCCCACTGTTTGAGTTTATTTCTTTTACCCTTTCCTTTtcgttttatttttaatcttttattttCGTTTATGTGTTTTATTGGGATTTTTTTTCAATCTAAATCTTCTTTTTAGCTTAAACTGATTGCTTGAGGACAAGCAAAGTTTGAGAGTGGGTGTGGTGGAATTAATTTAAAGAaagcaaaaaaaattcaaaaattttcaaacacaattaacaactcgccgagtccctaccagAACTTgacaagtccatttaaaatccgCGATATTTTGCGAAAAcgcgtctctactcgtcgagttgggactTGGGACCCCCAGACTCAACGAGTAGAATTTTATTactggaaaaaaaattaaactttataAATTTGGGTTTTAACCCTAAAGGGTAAAGTTTTTTTTCATTCCAGCCGCCACTCGCCTACCACTCGACGAGCAAATTCTCAAGCAACCAACCTTCATTATCGTGATTTCTCTCCATTTCTTGCACAAAGTTTAGTTTTTTCACTCATAATTTTTTTAAAGGTTCGATCTTTAGTAGTTTAATGGCTAAAATTTGTTAAAAGCCTGATTTTTGATTTTGACATGAACATTAGGGTTTCGATTCGGGCTAATTTAGAGTGTTTTGACTGAAATTTTTTGTGAATTAATCCTTGGTTTACCACCGTTAACAAACCCCTGGAGTTAGTTTGAGTATAATAGACTAAATCTGTTCGATTTATTTATGGAGACTCGAACTATTTATCAGGCTCGTCGAGTCAGTCtatgaacttgacgagtctatGTAGCTATTTTACAgaattttattttaatgttttctgTGGTTTGTGTGGTTTTTCCTTGTGGTTGATTTTGTAGAAGATGTTTAGAAGCATGGGCCAAGGTTCTCAAAGAGGCCAAGGGGACTTCCCTTGGTTCAACTTCCCGCAAATTGGATGAAGTCTACTTTAGTTAGGTGGAGGAAAAGGCTAGAAACACTCAAGTCAAAGGATTTTTATGTCCCAAATGAGATAAGATGGAATTGGCTAGATCAAGTGGGTTTTGTGGAGGCATTgaatccatatttaaccaaagttTTCGTACATAATGGGGTTTCAGTCACTCATGAAGTCACAACTTCATAATCTCATATCTTTCCCATagttgaccattttgcccttttgGTCAATATTTGACTAAAATTCAACTTTCTCTAAATTTTAGATTCTTATAATCCCCTTCTGTTAACAGATTCCGTCCTTGGAATCTTCTCTTACTCTCTTGTTTATTTTTCTTACTTAATGACCcatttctaagtttattctcTACTTTAACCTTTAAACGCGAAATGCAGTGGCaaatatgttggattaggtgtctaagccaataccTAAATTaatataatcttgaattattagcaaagtccttttgggttgctttcaaacctagtaattgaataggatgaattttagagagagagagagagagagagaaagagattgatttattaatttattatgtgaataataaattaattaaaaatcaaaatgaatttattaatatgttatgaaaataatatattaattagaaatcatattatttaattaataattaattagaaaataattagaattaatttcgggattaattagattaattaaaagtgtcgggattgtttggttatttattgaaagttgaaATAGGAAGGTTCTAGATCCTCATGGAATGAGGTGGACGAAAATTAGCAAGGAATATCCTAGAATTTTCATCGATAGGGTAAGGATAACAAGATAAGGCAGTttgattattatattaattaatctaggCCTTATCCCATAATCCCTAGCTTTGGCCCCAAGTTTCCTTCAATTATATAAAGACCTCTCTGGCCTTCATAATTTCGTCTATCCCCTCTCACAAGCCATAGTACAAAATTTTGAAGCTCTCTTCTCT of the Lactuca sativa cultivar Salinas chromosome 6, Lsat_Salinas_v11, whole genome shotgun sequence genome contains:
- the LOC111889737 gene encoding uncharacterized protein LOC111889737, translating into MPKYAKFLKEFLINRKNMEEVSKVVLNENCSSAMLNKLRKKMGDPGSLTMPCQFGNLATSYALANSGTNINLMPYSFFKKLDLLDPRPIRMAIHLENKTVRFPMGYVRTYW